The Persephonella atlantica region ATGAAAGAAATGCAATGCCTAAATTAAATTTATCTAAAGAGGAGTTAGATGCTGTCCTTTCCTACATGATGGAGTTTAAAGATGCTGAGAATAACTGAGTACATAAAAAAAACATTAAAAGGAGAAAAGATAAAGCCTTTCCCTGGAGTTATCCTTATATGGAATCTGACCAATGCCTGTAATCTTTTCTGTAAGCACTGCTACTCTGCAGCAAACAGTTCAAGAGCAGGAGAACCAGAAATAGACACAATAAAAGAGCAGATTCCTTACCTGAAAAAAGCCAATGTCAAGTATCTGATTTTATCTGGAGGAGAACCACTGATAAGAGAAGACATATTTGATATAGCACAGCTGTTTAACAAAAATGGCTTTATCACGACACTTTCAACCAATGGTCTTTTAATCACAGAAGACAACATAAATCAGATAAAAAGGCAGTTTTCTTATGTAGGTATAAGCATAGACGGAGATGAGGAAACTCACGATAGATTTAGAGGAATGAAAGGTGCTTTTAGAAAAAGTCTCAATGCCATAAGGCTTGTAAGAGATATAGGCGTGAAGGTTGGAATGAGATTTACCATAACATCAGAAACATATCAATCTATACCCTTTATTTTTGAGCTTGCAGAAAAAGAAAAAATACCAAAGATTTATTTTTCCCACCTTGTTTACTCTGGAAGGGGAAGGAATTTAAATCAGGCAGAAAAAAAGCAGTACAGGAATATTGTAAGGCAGATAATAGATAAAGCCTTTGAATATGTTGAAAAGGGTATTCCCATAGACATAGTAACAGGAAATAACGAAGCAGACGCAGTGCT contains the following coding sequences:
- a CDS encoding radical SAM/SPASM domain-containing protein, whose translation is MLRITEYIKKTLKGEKIKPFPGVILIWNLTNACNLFCKHCYSAANSSRAGEPEIDTIKEQIPYLKKANVKYLILSGGEPLIREDIFDIAQLFNKNGFITTLSTNGLLITEDNINQIKRQFSYVGISIDGDEETHDRFRGMKGAFRKSLNAIRLVRDIGVKVGMRFTITSETYQSIPFIFELAEKEKIPKIYFSHLVYSGRGRNLNQAEKKQYRNIVRQIIDKAFEYVEKGIPIDIVTGNNEADAVLFYQIFKERYPEKAELLYENLRIWGGNQAGVRIADIDYRGNVKPDTYFQYKLGNIYEKDFYQIWSSNGILSKLRQHPRPVKGRCGECEFIDICNGNSRSRAYAVYGDYFGEDPECYI